One segment of Desmodus rotundus isolate HL8 chromosome 6, HLdesRot8A.1, whole genome shotgun sequence DNA contains the following:
- the CTSA gene encoding lysosomal protective protein isoform X1, producing the protein MTCSSKAPPGELGRGGAEMVRAASSPPCFLLLLLLWSPQGEAAPDQDEIQCLPGLAKQPSFRQYSGYLKGSGSKHLHYWFVESQKDPKSSPVVLWLNGGPGCSSLDGFLTEHGPFLIQPDGVTLEYNPYSWNLIANILYLESPAGVGFSYSNDKFYATNDTEVAQSNFEALQDFFRLFPEYKNNELFLTGESYAGIYIPTLAVLVMQDPSMNLQGLAVGNGLSSYEQNDNSLVYFAYYHGLLGNRLWSSLQTHCCSQNKCNFYDNRDPECVTSLQEVSRIVGNSGLNIYNLYAPCAGGVPGHLRYEKDAVVVHDLGNLFTRLPVKRMWHQALLRSGARVHMDPPCTNTTATSTYLNNPLVRKALHIPEQLPPWDMCNFLVNLQYRRLYQSMHAQYLKLLAPQKYRILLYNGDVDMACNFMGDEWFVDSLNQKMEVQRRPWLVDYRDSGEQIAGFVKEFSHIAFLTIKGAGHMVPTDMPQAAFTMFSRFLNKEPY; encoded by the exons ATGACTTGCAGTAGCAAGGCACCACCGGGAGAGCTGGGACGCGGGGGAGCAGAG ATGGTCCGAGCCGCGTCGTCGCCGCCgtgcttcctgctgctgctgctgttgtggtCGCCCCAAGGCGAGGCAGCCCCGGATCAGGACGAGATCCAGTGTCTGCCCGGGCTGGCCAAGCAGCCCTCTTTCCGCCAGTACTCTGGCTACCTCAAAGGCTCCGGCTCCAAGCATCTCCACTACTG GTTTGTGGAGTCCCAGAAGGATCCCAAGAGCAGCCCTGTGGTGCTTTGGCTCAACGGAGGGCCGGGCTGCAGCTCCCTAGATGGCTTCCTCACGGAGCACGGCCCTTTCCTG ATCCAGCCAGATGGTGTCACCCTGGAGTACAATCCCTATTCGTGGAACCTG atTGCCAACATCTTGTACCTCGAGTCCCCGGCTGGGGTGGGCTTCTCCTACTCCAATGACAAGTTTTATGCGACCAATGACACTGAG GTTGCCCAGAGTAATTTTGAGGCCCTTCAAGATTTCTTCCGCCTCTTCCCCGAGTACAAGAACAACGAGCTTTTCCTGACGGGAGAGAGCTATGCCGGCATCTACATCCCCACCCTGGCCGTGCTGGTCATGCAGGACCCAAGCATGAACCTTCAG GGATTGGCCGTGGGTAATGGACTCTCCTCCTATGAGCAGAACGACAACTCTCTTGTCTACTTCGCCTACTACCATGGCCTTCTGGGGAACAG GCTCTGGTCTTCTCTCCAGACCCACTGCTGCTCACAGAACAAGTGCAACTTCTACGACAACAGAGACCCAGAATGTGTAACCAGC CTGCAGGAAGTGTCCCGCATCGTGGGCAACTCTGGCCTCAATATCTACAACCTCTACGCCCCATGTGCTGGGGGCGTGCCTGGCCATTTAAG GTACGAGAAAGATGCCGTCGTGGTCCACGACCTGGGCAACCTCTTCACTCGCCTGCCAGTCAAGCGCATGTGGCATCAG GCGCTGCTGCGCTCCGGGGCCAGGGTGCACATGGACCCCCCGTGCACCAACACCACAGCCACCTCCACCTATCTCAACAACCCTCTCGTGCGGAAGGCCCTGCACATCCCGGAGCAGCTGCCCCCCTGGGACATGTGCAA CTTCCTCGTGAATTTACAGTATCGCCGTCTCTACCAAAGCATGCACGCCCAGTACCTTAAGCTGCTCGCCCCGCAG AAATACCGGATTCTGCTGTACAACGGGGACGTGGACATGGCCTGCAACTTCATGGGCGATGAGTGGTTTGTGGACTCCCTCAACCAGAAG ATGGAGGTGCAGCGCCGGCCCTGGTTAGTGGACTACAGGGACAGCGGAGAGCAGATCGCGGGCTTCGTGAAGGAGTTCTCCCACATTGCCTTTCTCACCATCAAG GGCGCTGGACACATGGTCCCCACTGACATGCCCCAGGCTGCCTTCACCATGTTCTCCCGCTTCCTGAATAAAGAGCCATACTGA
- the CTSA gene encoding lysosomal protective protein isoform X2 has protein sequence MVRAASSPPCFLLLLLLWSPQGEAAPDQDEIQCLPGLAKQPSFRQYSGYLKGSGSKHLHYWFVESQKDPKSSPVVLWLNGGPGCSSLDGFLTEHGPFLIQPDGVTLEYNPYSWNLIANILYLESPAGVGFSYSNDKFYATNDTEVAQSNFEALQDFFRLFPEYKNNELFLTGESYAGIYIPTLAVLVMQDPSMNLQGLAVGNGLSSYEQNDNSLVYFAYYHGLLGNRLWSSLQTHCCSQNKCNFYDNRDPECVTSLQEVSRIVGNSGLNIYNLYAPCAGGVPGHLRYEKDAVVVHDLGNLFTRLPVKRMWHQALLRSGARVHMDPPCTNTTATSTYLNNPLVRKALHIPEQLPPWDMCNFLVNLQYRRLYQSMHAQYLKLLAPQKYRILLYNGDVDMACNFMGDEWFVDSLNQKMEVQRRPWLVDYRDSGEQIAGFVKEFSHIAFLTIKGAGHMVPTDMPQAAFTMFSRFLNKEPY, from the exons ATGGTCCGAGCCGCGTCGTCGCCGCCgtgcttcctgctgctgctgctgttgtggtCGCCCCAAGGCGAGGCAGCCCCGGATCAGGACGAGATCCAGTGTCTGCCCGGGCTGGCCAAGCAGCCCTCTTTCCGCCAGTACTCTGGCTACCTCAAAGGCTCCGGCTCCAAGCATCTCCACTACTG GTTTGTGGAGTCCCAGAAGGATCCCAAGAGCAGCCCTGTGGTGCTTTGGCTCAACGGAGGGCCGGGCTGCAGCTCCCTAGATGGCTTCCTCACGGAGCACGGCCCTTTCCTG ATCCAGCCAGATGGTGTCACCCTGGAGTACAATCCCTATTCGTGGAACCTG atTGCCAACATCTTGTACCTCGAGTCCCCGGCTGGGGTGGGCTTCTCCTACTCCAATGACAAGTTTTATGCGACCAATGACACTGAG GTTGCCCAGAGTAATTTTGAGGCCCTTCAAGATTTCTTCCGCCTCTTCCCCGAGTACAAGAACAACGAGCTTTTCCTGACGGGAGAGAGCTATGCCGGCATCTACATCCCCACCCTGGCCGTGCTGGTCATGCAGGACCCAAGCATGAACCTTCAG GGATTGGCCGTGGGTAATGGACTCTCCTCCTATGAGCAGAACGACAACTCTCTTGTCTACTTCGCCTACTACCATGGCCTTCTGGGGAACAG GCTCTGGTCTTCTCTCCAGACCCACTGCTGCTCACAGAACAAGTGCAACTTCTACGACAACAGAGACCCAGAATGTGTAACCAGC CTGCAGGAAGTGTCCCGCATCGTGGGCAACTCTGGCCTCAATATCTACAACCTCTACGCCCCATGTGCTGGGGGCGTGCCTGGCCATTTAAG GTACGAGAAAGATGCCGTCGTGGTCCACGACCTGGGCAACCTCTTCACTCGCCTGCCAGTCAAGCGCATGTGGCATCAG GCGCTGCTGCGCTCCGGGGCCAGGGTGCACATGGACCCCCCGTGCACCAACACCACAGCCACCTCCACCTATCTCAACAACCCTCTCGTGCGGAAGGCCCTGCACATCCCGGAGCAGCTGCCCCCCTGGGACATGTGCAA CTTCCTCGTGAATTTACAGTATCGCCGTCTCTACCAAAGCATGCACGCCCAGTACCTTAAGCTGCTCGCCCCGCAG AAATACCGGATTCTGCTGTACAACGGGGACGTGGACATGGCCTGCAACTTCATGGGCGATGAGTGGTTTGTGGACTCCCTCAACCAGAAG ATGGAGGTGCAGCGCCGGCCCTGGTTAGTGGACTACAGGGACAGCGGAGAGCAGATCGCGGGCTTCGTGAAGGAGTTCTCCCACATTGCCTTTCTCACCATCAAG GGCGCTGGACACATGGTCCCCACTGACATGCCCCAGGCTGCCTTCACCATGTTCTCCCGCTTCCTGAATAAAGAGCCATACTGA
- the NEURL2 gene encoding neuralized-like protein 2, whose translation MAAVSDPVELGPTWGPARPEPPPTRFHRVHGANIRVDLSGTRATRVESFAHGVCFSHEPLAPGQVFLVEIEEKELGWCGHLRLGLTALDPASLTPVPEFSLPDLVSLGHTWVFAITRHHNRVPREGHPEAEAMAPSRPPALLVEPYLCIEQFRIPRDRLVGRSRPGLYSHLLDQLYELNVLPPTARRSRLGVLFCPRPDGTADMHIVINGEDMGPSARGLPAARPLYAVVDVFASTKSVRLVQLEYGLPSLQTLCRQVIQRSVVHRLAIDGLHLPKGLKDFCKYE comes from the exons ATGGCTGCTGTCTCCGACCCCGTGGAATTGGGTCCGACCTGGGGACCCGCGCGCCCCGAGCCCCCTCCCACCCGCTTCCACCGGGTGCACGGTGCCAACATCCGCGTGGACCTTTCTGGGACGCGAGCCACACGCGTGGAGAGCTTCGCTCACGGCGTGTGCTTCAGTCACGAGCCACTGGCCCCGGGCCAGGTATTCCTGGTCGAGATCGAAGAGAAAGAGCTGGGCTGGTGCGGCCACCTGCGCCTCGGCCTGACTGCGCTAGACCCCGCCAGTTTGACCCCTGTGCCCGAGTTTTCGCTGCCTGACTTGGTCAGCCTCGGCCACACCTGGGTCTTTGCCATCACGCGCCATCACAACCGCGTGCCCCGGGAGGGCCACCCGGAAGCAGAAGCAATGGCCCCCAGCCGCCCCCCAGCTCTCCTGGTGGAACCGTATCTGTGTATTGAGCAGTTTCGTATTCCCCGCGACCGCTTGGTGGGCCGCAGTCGGCCCGGGCTCTACAGCCACCTCTTGGACCAGCTCTATGAGCTGAACGTGCTGCCTCCGACCGCGCGCCGTAGCCGCCTGGGCGTTCTCTTCTGCCCACGCCCGGACGGCACAGCGGATATGCACATCGTCATCAACGGCGAGGACATGGGCCCCAGTGCCCGGGGGCTGCCAGCCGCCCGGCCCCTCTACGCAGTGGTGGACGTGTTTGCCTCCACCAAGAGCGTTCGCCTGGTGCAGCTTGAGTATGGCT TGCCTTCCCTGCAGACCCTGTGCCGCCAAGTGATCCAGAGGAGCGTGGTGCACCGGTTGGCCATCGACGGGCTCCACCTGCCCAAGGGACTTAAGGATTTCTGCAAGTATGAGTGA
- the SPATA25 gene encoding spermatogenesis-associated protein 25, translated as MRGHSRRVKRVGEEADDYSFTNRGFGTVMSYFMSPQTHPGLLPSGQGETASPGSSLGPYSPVEPVVVAPGGRGPLHQKAEQVVPAAQTWGPALAVPEARGCLGGPSWEILQQKEYGQYCPKFSHVKQPESLGWEDGCSRSRAPHLGGSGRPGSLLLHGLSPGVVPMPAEAGGKEAGSQPDICILTLAMMIAGIPTVPVPGLREEDLIRAAQAFMMAHPEPEGAVEGVQWGPARAHVASGQMPPVRSRRGQPPGSCL; from the exons ATGAGGGGACATTCTAGAAGGGTGAAGcgggtgggagaggaggcagaTGACTATTCCTTCACAAACAGGGGCTTTGGGACAGTCATGTCCTATTTCATGTCTCCACAAACTCATCCCGGTCTTCTGCCTTCCGGCCAAG GTGAGACTGCTTCTCCAGGCTCATCCCTTGGCCCCTATAGTCCTGTAGAGCCAGTGGTGGTGGCCCCTGGTGGACGAGGCCCACTGCACCAGAAAGCTGAGCAGGTGGTACCTGCTGCCCAGacctggggcccagccctggcagtGCCGGAAGCCAGGGGCTGTCTTGGGGGGCCTAGCTGGGAGATACTGCAGCAGAAGGAGTATGGCCAATACTGCCCCAAGTTCTCCCACGTGAAGCAGCCAGAGAGCTTGGGCTGGGAGGATGGCTGCTCCAGAAGCCGAGCTCCTCACCTGGGTGGCTCCGGCAGGCCTGGGTCCCTGCTACTGCATGGGCTGTCACCAGGGGTTGTGCCAATGCCCGCCGAGGCAGGGGGGAAGGAGGCCGGCTCCCAGCCTGACATCTGCATCCTTACCCTGGCCATGATGATCGCTGGCATCCCCACCGTGCCCGTCCCAGGCCTGCGGGAAGAGGACCTGATCCGGGCAGCTCAAGCTTTCATGATGGCCCATCCAGAGCCAGAGGGGGCTGTGGAGGGGGTGCAGTGGGGGCCGGCACGTGCCCACGTAGCCTCTGGGCAGATGCCCCCAGTGAGGTCCAGGAGGGGCCAGCCTCCTGGCTCCTGCTTGTAG
- the ZSWIM1 gene encoding zinc finger SWIM domain-containing protein 1 isoform X1 — MALTMLNELLMEDPGPPMLLYQVSNTAKLDTLNYQSCFMQSVFAHFPEILFIHRTYNPTGRVLYTFLVDGPRVQLEAHLARAVYFAIPAKEDAEGLAQMFQVFKKFNPAWEKVCTILVDPCFLPMPTLAMEFPAAEVLPSAFHICKFLQGKFYQLSLEQPVEQVLLTSLQSTMCSATASNLRKLYALLINYVPSDQLPKLHSHWLLNDRIWLAHRWRSRAESSRYFQGLEVTTRILSQFFGATPSVEQGMTSLLRYKQQNSGDKAGFSLGLSPQDSCATSDISPQIPKVEQLVEACIQHSLNTICTEPAAQLCLGELAVVQKSVHLIGSGSEKVNIQILEDTHRVQPQPPASCSCYFNQAFHLPCRHILAMLSARRQVLPPNMLPPQWTAGCATKLNDILGSKWSETLDKHLAVALLTEEVGQLLQHCSQEEFERRYSTLRELADSWIGPYEQVQL, encoded by the coding sequence atggCCCTGACCATGCTGAATGAGCTCCTCATGGAGGACCCAGGCCCACCGATGCTTCTGTACCAGGTTAGCAATACTGCCAAGTTAGATACCCTTAACTATCAGAGCTGCTTTATGCAGAGCGTCTTTGCCCATTTCCCTGAGATCTTATTTATCCACCGGACCTATAACCCAACGGGCAGGGTATTATACACCTTCCTGGTGGATGGTCCTCGGGTACAGCTGGAGGCCCATCTTGCCCGGGCGGTCTACTTTGCCATTCCTGCCAAGGAGGATGCTGAAGGCCTGGCCCAGATGTTCCAGGTGTTCAAGAAGTTTAACCCAGCCTGGGAGAAAGTCTGTACTATCCTAGTGGATCCCTGCTTCCTCCCGATGCCCACCCTAGCCATGGAGTTCCCCGCAGCTGAGGTCCTGCCATCGGCCTTCCACATCTGCAAGTTCCTCCAGGGTAAGTTCTATCAGCTTTCCCTCGAGCAGCCTGTGGAGCAGGTGCTCCTGACCTCCCTGCAGAGCACAATGTGCTCAGCCACCGCTAGCAACCTGAGGAAGCTGTATGCACTGCTGATCAACTACGTCCCCTCGGACCAGCTGCCCAAGCTGCACTCACACTGGCTGCTCAACGACCGCATCTGGCTGGCCCACCGCTGGAGGAGCCGAGCTGAGAGCAGCCGCTACTTCCAGGGCCTGGAGGTCACCACCCGCATCCTCAGCCAGTTCTTCGGGGCCACCCCATCTGTGGAACAGGGCATGACCTCCCTGCTCCGATATAAGCAGCAGAATTCTGGAGACAAGGCAGGCTTCAGCCtgggcctgagtccccaggacaGTTGCGCCACCTCAGACATCAGCCCCCAAATCCCCAAAGTGGAGCAGCTGGTAGAAGCCTGCATCCAGCACTCCCTCAATACCATCTGCACGGAGCCagcagcccagctctgcctgggtgaGCTTGCCGTGGTCCAGAAATCCGTGCACCTCATTGGCTCTGGCTCAGAAAAGGTGAACATACAGATCCTGGAAGACACCCACAGggtgcagccccagccccctgccagCTGCAGCTGCTACTTTAACCAGGCCTTCCACCTGCCCTGCCGCCACATCCTAGCCATGCTCAGCGCCCGCCGCCAGGTGCTGCCGCCCAACATGCTGCCGCCTCAGTGGACGGCCGGCTGTGCCACCAAGCTAAATGACATCCTGGGCAGCAAGTGGAGTGAGACCCTGGATAAGCACTTGGCCGTGGCTCTCCTCACTGAGGAGGTGGGGCAGCTCTTGCAACACTGCAGCCAGGAGGAGTTTGAACGGCGGTACAGCACCCTGCGGGAACTGGCCGACAGCTGGATCGGCCCTTATGAGCAGGTCCAACTGTGA
- the ZSWIM1 gene encoding zinc finger SWIM domain-containing protein 1 isoform X2: MSSSWRTQAHRCFCTRVLYTFLVDGPRVQLEAHLARAVYFAIPAKEDAEGLAQMFQVFKKFNPAWEKVCTILVDPCFLPMPTLAMEFPAAEVLPSAFHICKFLQGKFYQLSLEQPVEQVLLTSLQSTMCSATASNLRKLYALLINYVPSDQLPKLHSHWLLNDRIWLAHRWRSRAESSRYFQGLEVTTRILSQFFGATPSVEQGMTSLLRYKQQNSGDKAGFSLGLSPQDSCATSDISPQIPKVEQLVEACIQHSLNTICTEPAAQLCLGELAVVQKSVHLIGSGSEKVNIQILEDTHRVQPQPPASCSCYFNQAFHLPCRHILAMLSARRQVLPPNMLPPQWTAGCATKLNDILGSKWSETLDKHLAVALLTEEVGQLLQHCSQEEFERRYSTLRELADSWIGPYEQVQL; this comes from the exons ATGAGCTCCTCATGGAGGACCCAGGCCCACCGATGCTTCTGTACCAG GGTATTATACACCTTCCTGGTGGATGGTCCTCGGGTACAGCTGGAGGCCCATCTTGCCCGGGCGGTCTACTTTGCCATTCCTGCCAAGGAGGATGCTGAAGGCCTGGCCCAGATGTTCCAGGTGTTCAAGAAGTTTAACCCAGCCTGGGAGAAAGTCTGTACTATCCTAGTGGATCCCTGCTTCCTCCCGATGCCCACCCTAGCCATGGAGTTCCCCGCAGCTGAGGTCCTGCCATCGGCCTTCCACATCTGCAAGTTCCTCCAGGGTAAGTTCTATCAGCTTTCCCTCGAGCAGCCTGTGGAGCAGGTGCTCCTGACCTCCCTGCAGAGCACAATGTGCTCAGCCACCGCTAGCAACCTGAGGAAGCTGTATGCACTGCTGATCAACTACGTCCCCTCGGACCAGCTGCCCAAGCTGCACTCACACTGGCTGCTCAACGACCGCATCTGGCTGGCCCACCGCTGGAGGAGCCGAGCTGAGAGCAGCCGCTACTTCCAGGGCCTGGAGGTCACCACCCGCATCCTCAGCCAGTTCTTCGGGGCCACCCCATCTGTGGAACAGGGCATGACCTCCCTGCTCCGATATAAGCAGCAGAATTCTGGAGACAAGGCAGGCTTCAGCCtgggcctgagtccccaggacaGTTGCGCCACCTCAGACATCAGCCCCCAAATCCCCAAAGTGGAGCAGCTGGTAGAAGCCTGCATCCAGCACTCCCTCAATACCATCTGCACGGAGCCagcagcccagctctgcctgggtgaGCTTGCCGTGGTCCAGAAATCCGTGCACCTCATTGGCTCTGGCTCAGAAAAGGTGAACATACAGATCCTGGAAGACACCCACAGggtgcagccccagccccctgccagCTGCAGCTGCTACTTTAACCAGGCCTTCCACCTGCCCTGCCGCCACATCCTAGCCATGCTCAGCGCCCGCCGCCAGGTGCTGCCGCCCAACATGCTGCCGCCTCAGTGGACGGCCGGCTGTGCCACCAAGCTAAATGACATCCTGGGCAGCAAGTGGAGTGAGACCCTGGATAAGCACTTGGCCGTGGCTCTCCTCACTGAGGAGGTGGGGCAGCTCTTGCAACACTGCAGCCAGGAGGAGTTTGAACGGCGGTACAGCACCCTGCGGGAACTGGCCGACAGCTGGATCGGCCCTTATGAGCAGGTCCAACTGTGA
- the ZSWIM3 gene encoding zinc finger SWIM domain-containing protein 3, whose translation MELGSCFKTYEDFKKCFTVYKKENRCSFILRDRVSVRFHNLSHGTSIREDILYVRVKFVCIRTQSNRKRTPEADMCPAYLLLRYSEKLDRLFISELNTQHVHVDSKTAGPEGDAAGKSQKTMCLQKPEPEQPAFKKDPNVAEKPLAEPSFCSDKVQAAPQPEQEGITPSDLAKVAKVMKNFLKVDEGSMASLSVGNSQDLDRLSFQSSKMSSLFIRFPESLLLHRVENAQGHILYAFLVENKEREGRVVHFSVLKAETATSVAKMLSIFTEFNPDWPKIKVVFVDPSFPHRAVLQEIFPAARILLSIYHTTRLLEKKLHRSSANLSFKCLMKKALREAVFVTSHASLQNLCRMSQALLDEELFGFLQAHWFSCELLWYMHVRKGLHACNTYMDSLDVVTSKVSSLFREPQSLLDCILRFVDYIDFFNTKGVKNLPTAPPKLKRARPASLPPKSKKPFGICGGGLTEIPAEEVPQQVQGQQQPLVQPSHGGMLDSLRQSGFELAYKLCYNEWEVVENSTHLVDMGGSSVDVQLLEDSHQVSKDGCSCSCSFQQQYRLPCRHILALLHTSQKPVGETMVCRRWQKKYQHLLGPGGELQDPVGVPNIGLPGKQGRKDMIQDLSRELANLLMQSEGPELEERLSTLRKIVDIWADPCQLSEPTQQPGDFKDVGRLPFLWGKQEEGEGLPLAGTMIHD comes from the coding sequence ATACGTGCGGGTGAAATTCGTCTGCATTCGGACCCAGTCAAACAGGAAGAGAACACCAGAGGCAGACATGTGCCCGGCGTACTTGCTCCTGCGGTACAGTGAGAAACTGGACAGGCTGTTTATCAGTGAACTCAACACCCAGCACGTACACGTGGACTCCAAAACTGCGGGTCCCGAAGGAGACGCAGCTGGCAAGTCTCAAAAGACGATGTGCCTGCAGAAACCGGAGCCCGAGCAGCCCGCATTCAAGAAAGACCCTAACGTGGCCGAGAAGCCCCTGGCTGAGCCGTCATTTTGCTCAGATAAGGTCCAAGCAGCCCCACAGCCAGAGCAGGAGGGTATCACCCCTTCTGACCTGGCCAAAGTAGCAAAAGTGATGAAGAACTTTCTTAAGGTGGATGAGGGTTCCATGGCGTCCCTCAGTGTGGGCAACAGCCAGGACCTGGACCGGCTCAGCTTCCAGAGCAGCAAGATGAGCAGCCTGTTCATCCGCTTCCCAGAAAGTCTCTTGCTGCATCGGGTGGAGAATGCCCAGGGCCACATTCTCTATGCTTTCTTGGTGGAGAACAAGGAGCGAGAGGGCCGAGTGGTGCACTTTTCTGTGCTCAAGGCCGAGACAGCCACGTCTGTGGccaagatgctgagcatcttcacAGAGTTCAACCCAGACTGGCCCAAGATCAAGGTGGTCTTTGTGGACCCGTCCTTCCCTCACCGAGCTGTCCTGCAGGAGATCTTCCCCGCTGCCCGCATCCTCCTTTCCATCTACCACACAACCCGCCTCTTGGAGAAGAAGTTGCACCGTAGTTCAGCAAATTTGTCCTTTAAATGTCTCATGAAGAAAGCCCTGCGGGAGGCTGTGTTTGTCACCTCTCACGCCAGCCTGCAGAATCTCTGTCGGATGTCCCAGGCCCTCCTAGATGAGGAGCTCTTCGGCTTCCTGCAGGCCCACTGGTTCTCCTGCGAGCTGCTGTGGTACATGCACGTCAGGAAGGGCCTGCACGCGTGTAACACCTACATGGACAGCCTAGACGTCGTCACCAGCAAGGTGTCAAGCCTCTTTCGGGAACCGCAGTCCCTGCTGGACTGCATCCTCCGCTTTGTGGATTACATAGACTTCTTCAATACCAAAGGCGTGAAAAACTTGCCCACAGCTCCCCCCAAGTTAAAGAGAGCACGGCCAGCAAGCTTGCCCCCCAAATCTAAGAAGCCTTTTGGAATCTGTGGAGGGGGCCTCACCGAGATCCCTGCGGAGGAGGTCCCACAGCAggtgcaggggcagcagcagccacTGGTGCAGCCCTCCCACGGCGGCATGCTAGACAGCCTGCGCCAGAGTGGTTTCGAACTGGCCTATAAGCTGTGCTACAACGAATGGGAGGTGGTCGAGAACTCCACTCACCTGGTGGATATGGGTGGCTCCTCAGTGGACGTGCAGCTGCTAGAGGACTCTCACCAGGTTAGCAAAGATGGCTGTAGCTGCAGCTGTTCCTTTCAACAACAGTACCGCCTGCCGTGCCGGCACATTTTGGCCCTGCTGCACACCAGCCAGAAGCCTGTGGGTGAAACCATGGTTTGCCGCCGGTGGCAAAAGAAGTACCAGCACCTCCTTGGGCCTGGTGGGGAGCTCCAGGACCCTGTCGGGGTCCCAAACATAGGCCTGCCTGGGAAGCAAGGACGGAAGGACATGATTCAGGACCTAAGCAGGGAGCTAGCAAACCTGCTAATGCAGAGTGAGGGGCCAGAGTTGGAGGAGCGCCTTTCCACCCTGCGCAAGATTGTGGACATCTGGGCTGACCCCTGCCAGCTGTCGGAGCCCACTCAGCAGCCAGGGGACTTCAAGGATGTGGGCCGCCTCCCTTTTCTCTGGGgaaagcaggaggaaggggaaggactCCCTCTTGCTGGAACCATGATTCATGATTGA